Proteins encoded by one window of Montipora capricornis isolate CH-2021 unplaced genomic scaffold, ASM3666992v2 scaffold_498, whole genome shotgun sequence:
- the LOC138036752 gene encoding uncharacterized protein — protein sequence MASSMKGRSTRKLKEPKELLMFFPEDYSAVKVSKNKIVGTAQQLSRLKENTWVNVDIGDEKPWKGLIIKTGQTRNELGRCELAFLAFLSQHSSDKENIPLNDFFTQQKDTESDDEEFFHEVETITKENKKKKTPKKVAAKRPRDHDDPAVIQNKNEKKLKREQASAQAMASRKQSFEILKSLDENRIQETDESDDELDAHSNSESEVVVTEVRPTLATQAESKANEKRTKKITEKVQPASDQPIKPISINDATLESGNVVHILQEMFAKSMRGIHERFDSMEKAIQALTEQQKATEKIMTSKVLKSKTSRPLNLVVSHSHSPLGNGSALVSRQPLEFTPERQKQAESRDQQDTPESVEKDETGL from the exons ATGGCAAGTTCTATGAAAGGAAGAAGTACAAGAAAGCTGAAAG AACCCAAGGAACTGTTGATGTTCTTTCCGGAAGATTACTCAGCTGTGAAAGTTTCAAAGAACAAGATTGTAGGGACAGCTCAGCAGCTGTCTCGTCTGAAAGAAAATACCTGGGTGAATGTTGACATCGGTGACGAAAAGCCGTGGAAAGGACTCATAATCAAAACGG GACAAACCCGCAATGAGCTTGGCAGGTGTGAACTTGCCTTCTTGGCCTTTTTAAGTCAGCACTCCAGTGACAAAGAAAACATCCCACTGAATGACTTCTTTACACAGCAGAAGGACACTGAAAGTGATGATGAAGAATTTTTTCACGAG GTGGAGACTATAACCAAagagaacaagaaaaaaaagacaccgAAAAAGGTTGCTGCAAAGAGACCAAGAGATCATGATGACCCAGCAGTCATTCAG AACAAGAATGAAAAGAAACTAAAAAGGGAACAAGCCAGTGCTCAAGCAATGGCCTCAAGGAAACAAAGCTTTGAAATTCTTAAGAGCCTAGATGAGAATAGGATTCAG GAAACTGATGAAAGTGATGATGAACTGGATGCACACAGTAACTCGGAAAGTGAGGTTGTTGTCACTGAAGTCCGTCCTACACTAGCTACACAG GCAGAGTCTAAGGCAAATGAAAAGAGGACAAAGAAGATAACAGAAAAAGTTCAACCAGCTTCTGACCAGCCTATCAAGCCAATCAGCATTAATGACGCTACTCTGGAAAGTGGAAATGTCGTCCACATATTACAG GAAATGTTTGCCAAATCAATGAGAGGGATTCATGAAAGGTTTGACAGCATGGAAAAAGCAATCCAAGCCCTCACAGAACAACAAAAGGCAACAGAGAAAATCATGACATCTAAAGTCTTGAAGTCAAAG ACTTCCAGACCTCTCAACCTTGTAGTGAGCCATTCCCATTCACCACTTGGTAATGGATCAGCCCTGGTTTCCAGGCAGCCACTGGAATTCACCCCAGAAAGGCAAAAGCAGGCTGAGAGTCGTGACCAGCAGGACACTCCAGAGTCAGTTGAGAAGGATGAAACAGGTTTGTGA